A region of Mesorhizobium sp. M3A.F.Ca.ET.080.04.2.1 DNA encodes the following proteins:
- a CDS encoding M15 family metallopeptidase, with translation MREISAPSALQGIAAPVNTYVRPADPAPSGLHQLAEGLAALDDGLGAFMTKRKAKTDEADKQRAIRDSYLNNGEGQDEAVKRGLIPPHESTTYMKWYKATQGDVRGRQLIDQFDVAYNQWPERNSGDPEKFKQFVGTFLKEHVGEDTDPEVLAGLNPHLEQIFSGGYANFTKDRADTVYGGALAATGASMTDHISKAGGAARATGKDIDYEALWGTLMSERNEALKRNLEKDVDGFMVDSIILQAEQTSNEDLLTLLDRKLPGKEYAMSSDVEVSRKVYAAREHITSKLASAATTLAAQEEKEDKSRHNALVAGELTKIDKDPNYQIPEGTLKEISKRDPEFRSKLPGYRRNLAGDGTAEDPDALLEVYARVDGGAGAAYVLEMRKKGVIKDPETFTKALDRVTAVEKANQSDGILQSPAYKDTVKLITNATGQGGMDYLDQVRGLTDDGARALFDYRTQLLKWSQENPNAGILEREKAAMDIGKSIRDRIVATPDSKQQGTYPQPGEKPQPEEQPPSPAQAPSSPASEPQPAEQPPAAEVPSDAPTPLPPGPRADAANVLARKYGITPQAAHDMLLEEEQNDAAPAPAPAQPEAAPETVDPTLDASGAPSGFGTIGTIFRGIGSMLGFGGGSQEQPQSPDNRGSLPEDTRNRLTNLLQNPPMLEDGRSSAGNTPVAPLLNLIGRTEGTDKGEGYNETLGYGAFTGGKVNLEGMTLDQIDQLQTQMLSHPDNKWNSSAVGRYQIVRTTLRDLRRDLGLSGDEVFDRGMQDRLGMAHLEKRGLSRWQSGQMSDAAFMNELAKEWASLPTPSGRGAYKGQRAAVSPGGVLTALGQVKSGKGVQVASLDPSPGVAEALGSVPQAYSKIPAKDDRGEDQIGKFMRWNSDPVANHEANLAQLKPNLQSVIRRAQEIGGVKFVIGSGVRDAEKQEEAVKWGWSKTEESDHLHGDAVDLWPLDKDGAVVFEPKLQAQVVKAMKQAAREAGVKLDIGADWKRFKDAPHFALKS, from the coding sequence GTGCGCGAAATCTCCGCGCCCTCCGCACTCCAGGGCATCGCCGCCCCGGTCAACACATACGTCCGCCCCGCCGACCCAGCTCCGAGCGGCCTCCACCAGTTGGCCGAGGGTCTCGCCGCGCTGGATGACGGCCTGGGCGCCTTCATGACCAAGCGCAAGGCCAAGACCGACGAGGCCGATAAGCAGCGGGCCATCCGGGACTCATACCTCAACAACGGCGAGGGCCAGGACGAGGCTGTGAAGCGGGGACTTATCCCTCCGCACGAGTCCACCACCTACATGAAGTGGTACAAGGCGACCCAGGGCGATGTCCGAGGCCGCCAGCTCATCGACCAGTTCGACGTGGCCTACAACCAGTGGCCCGAGCGCAACTCGGGAGACCCGGAGAAGTTCAAGCAGTTCGTCGGCACATTCCTCAAGGAGCATGTCGGGGAGGATACGGACCCCGAGGTCCTGGCCGGCCTCAACCCGCACCTGGAGCAAATCTTCTCGGGCGGCTACGCGAACTTCACCAAGGACCGCGCCGATACCGTCTACGGGGGAGCCCTGGCCGCCACGGGTGCCTCGATGACCGACCACATCAGCAAGGCCGGAGGTGCCGCCCGCGCTACCGGCAAGGACATCGACTACGAGGCCCTTTGGGGCACCCTCATGTCGGAACGCAACGAGGCCCTGAAGCGGAACCTGGAGAAGGACGTGGACGGCTTCATGGTGGACAGCATCATCCTCCAAGCCGAGCAGACCAGCAACGAGGACCTCCTCACGCTCCTGGACCGGAAGCTCCCCGGCAAGGAGTACGCGATGTCGTCGGACGTGGAGGTCAGCCGGAAGGTCTACGCAGCCCGCGAGCACATCACCTCCAAGCTGGCCTCCGCTGCCACCACCCTGGCCGCCCAGGAGGAGAAGGAGGACAAGTCACGGCACAACGCCCTGGTCGCCGGCGAACTCACGAAGATCGACAAGGACCCGAACTACCAGATACCGGAAGGCACTCTGAAGGAGATCAGCAAGCGCGACCCCGAGTTCCGCTCCAAGCTCCCAGGGTATCGCCGCAACCTGGCTGGCGACGGCACCGCCGAGGACCCGGATGCGCTCCTGGAGGTCTACGCGCGGGTCGATGGCGGGGCGGGCGCGGCCTATGTCCTGGAGATGCGTAAGAAGGGGGTCATAAAGGACCCCGAGACGTTCACCAAAGCGCTGGACCGGGTAACCGCCGTGGAGAAGGCCAACCAGTCGGACGGCATCCTTCAGTCGCCAGCCTATAAGGACACGGTGAAGCTGATCACCAACGCGACCGGCCAAGGCGGTATGGATTACCTGGATCAGGTCCGAGGTCTCACCGACGATGGGGCGAGGGCGCTCTTCGACTACCGCACCCAGCTCCTCAAGTGGTCCCAAGAGAATCCGAATGCCGGCATCCTGGAGCGCGAGAAAGCAGCCATGGACATCGGCAAGTCGATCCGCGACCGCATCGTTGCAACGCCCGACAGCAAGCAGCAGGGCACCTATCCACAGCCAGGCGAGAAGCCGCAGCCAGAAGAGCAACCGCCTAGCCCCGCACAGGCCCCTAGCAGCCCTGCCAGCGAGCCGCAGCCCGCCGAGCAGCCGCCAGCAGCCGAAGTGCCGAGCGACGCACCTACGCCCCTGCCTCCTGGCCCGCGAGCGGACGCTGCCAATGTGCTGGCCCGCAAGTACGGCATCACGCCCCAAGCGGCGCACGACATGCTCCTGGAGGAGGAACAGAACGACGCCGCACCGGCTCCCGCCCCGGCCCAACCCGAGGCAGCTCCCGAGACGGTGGACCCAACCCTGGATGCATCTGGAGCCCCCAGCGGCTTCGGCACCATCGGCACCATCTTCCGGGGTATCGGCTCCATGCTGGGCTTCGGGGGTGGCTCCCAGGAGCAGCCCCAGAGTCCCGACAACCGCGGTTCCCTCCCAGAGGATACCCGCAACAGGCTGACCAACCTCCTTCAGAACCCTCCCATGCTCGAGGATGGAAGATCCTCCGCCGGTAATACTCCGGTGGCGCCCCTCCTCAACCTCATCGGCAGGACCGAGGGTACGGATAAGGGGGAGGGCTACAACGAGACCCTCGGCTACGGGGCGTTCACCGGGGGCAAGGTCAACCTGGAGGGCATGACCCTCGACCAGATCGACCAGCTACAGACCCAGATGCTGTCCCACCCGGACAACAAGTGGAACTCCTCGGCGGTGGGCCGCTACCAGATCGTCAGGACGACCCTTCGGGACCTCCGTCGTGACTTGGGGCTCTCCGGCGATGAGGTGTTCGACCGGGGCATGCAGGACCGGCTGGGCATGGCTCACCTGGAGAAGCGAGGCCTATCCCGGTGGCAGTCCGGCCAGATGTCGGACGCAGCGTTCATGAATGAGCTGGCCAAGGAGTGGGCCTCCCTGCCTACCCCATCCGGTCGTGGTGCCTACAAGGGCCAGCGAGCGGCGGTCAGCCCTGGTGGCGTCCTCACGGCCCTCGGCCAGGTGAAGAGCGGGAAGGGCGTTCAGGTGGCGTCCCTAGACCCGTCACCCGGCGTGGCGGAAGCCCTCGGGTCAGTCCCGCAGGCCTACTCCAAGATACCCGCCAAGGACGACCGGGGCGAGGACCAGATCGGCAAGTTCATGAGGTGGAACTCCGACCCTGTGGCGAACCACGAGGCCAACCTGGCGCAGCTCAAGCCGAACCTCCAGTCCGTCATCAGGCGAGCCCAAGAGATCGGCGGCGTCAAGTTCGTGATCGGCTCCGGGGTCCGCGATGCCGAGAAACAGGAGGAGGCCGTCAAGTGGGGCTGGTCGAAGACCGAGGAGTCGGACCACCTTCATGGGGACGCCGTGGACCTCTGGCCGCTCGACAAGGACGGCGCAGTGGTCTTCGAGCCCAAGCTCCAGGCCCAGGTCGTCAAAGCCATGAAGCAGGCCGCCAGGGAGGCCGGCGTCAAGCTCGACATCGGGGCTGACTGGAAGCGGTTCAAGGACGCTCCGCACTTCGCCCTGAAGTCCTAA
- a CDS encoding recombinase family protein, with the protein MKTPVTTPTGAGQLVGYARTSTTDQKAGLEAQLRDLTGAGCAKVFREELSSVAATRPELERTLDYVREGDTLIVTKLDRLARSVADLVEITARLRAKGVALRILAMNLDTGTPTGKLMLNLLGSIAEFERELMLERQREGIAKAKAEGKYKGRAPTAKRKAAEVIRLKAEGKTGDAIAQELGIGRASVFRILRAQTGTAAD; encoded by the coding sequence ATGAAGACCCCAGTGACTACGCCTACCGGAGCCGGCCAGCTCGTCGGCTACGCCCGCACCTCCACCACCGACCAGAAGGCAGGGCTTGAGGCCCAGCTAAGGGACCTCACCGGAGCCGGGTGCGCCAAGGTCTTCCGCGAGGAGCTGTCCTCCGTGGCCGCCACCAGACCGGAGCTGGAGAGGACCCTGGACTACGTGCGAGAGGGGGACACCCTCATCGTCACCAAGCTCGACCGGCTGGCCCGCTCCGTGGCGGACTTGGTGGAGATCACCGCCAGGCTCCGGGCCAAGGGCGTCGCCCTCCGCATCCTCGCGATGAACCTCGACACCGGAACCCCCACAGGCAAGCTCATGCTCAATCTACTAGGCTCCATCGCGGAGTTCGAGCGGGAGCTGATGCTGGAGCGGCAGCGGGAGGGCATCGCCAAGGCCAAGGCCGAGGGGAAGTACAAGGGGAGGGCTCCCACCGCGAAGCGCAAGGCCGCCGAGGTGATCAGGCTCAAGGCAGAGGGTAAGACCGGGGACGCCATCGCCCAGGAGCTGGGGATCGGCAGAGCGAGTGTCTTCAGGATACTCAGGGCACAGACAGGAACGGCGGCGGACTGA
- a CDS encoding helix-turn-helix transcriptional regulator: MEIREAFAQNLRALRRARGLSQEELAHQAGIDRTYISALERNVYNASIDVVDRLAEVLGVDVAELLKRPSADPRRSKSELDE, encoded by the coding sequence ATGGAAATCCGAGAAGCGTTTGCGCAAAACCTAAGAGCCTTACGGCGGGCTAGAGGCCTGTCACAGGAGGAGCTTGCGCACCAGGCTGGGATTGATCGCACCTATATCAGTGCGTTGGAACGCAACGTGTACAACGCGAGCATCGATGTCGTTGACCGGCTGGCTGAAGTGTTGGGCGTAGATGTTGCAGAATTGCTGAAACGACCTTCCGCTGATCCGCGGAGATCGAAGTCTGAGCTTGATGAATAG
- the murA gene encoding UDP-N-acetylglucosamine 1-carboxyvinyltransferase, translating to MDRIRIVGGNKLAGSIPISGAKNAALPLMIASLLTDDTLTLENVPHLADVEQLIRILGNHGVDYSVNGRREKQQEGYSRTINFSARNIVDTTAPYELVSKMRASFWVIGPLLARMGQAKVSLPGGCAIGTRPVDLFLEGLQALGAALDVDNGYVMAKTKNGRLEGNRFVFPKVSVGATHVLMMAASLAKGETVLENAAREPEIVNLAECLVAMGAKIHGAGTSTITIQGVEALSGARVRVIPDRIETGTYAMAVAMTGGDVVLEGARPDLLQSALDIIAETGAEITPTNAGIRVQRNGAGISPVDVTTAPFPAFPTDLQAQFMGLMTMAKGKSRITETIFENRFMHVQELARLGAHITLSGQTAIVDGVAKLKGAPVMATDLRASVSLVIAGLAAEGETTVNRVYHLDRGFERLEEKLSGCGAVIERISG from the coding sequence ATGGATCGCATCAGAATTGTCGGCGGCAACAAGCTCGCCGGAAGCATTCCGATCTCGGGCGCGAAAAACGCGGCGCTGCCGCTGATGATCGCATCGCTGCTCACCGACGACACGCTGACGCTGGAGAATGTGCCGCATCTGGCCGATGTCGAGCAGCTGATCCGCATCCTCGGCAACCATGGCGTCGACTATTCGGTCAACGGCCGGCGCGAAAAGCAGCAGGAAGGCTATTCCCGCACCATCAATTTCTCGGCTCGCAACATCGTCGACACCACCGCGCCTTACGAGCTGGTGTCGAAAATGCGCGCTTCGTTCTGGGTGATCGGCCCGCTGCTTGCCCGCATGGGCCAGGCCAAGGTCTCGCTGCCCGGCGGCTGCGCCATCGGCACGCGTCCGGTCGACCTGTTTCTCGAAGGCCTGCAGGCGCTTGGCGCCGCCCTCGACGTCGACAATGGCTACGTCATGGCCAAGACGAAGAACGGCCGCCTGGAGGGCAACCGCTTCGTCTTTCCGAAAGTATCGGTCGGCGCCACGCATGTGCTGATGATGGCGGCGTCGCTCGCCAAGGGCGAAACGGTGCTCGAGAACGCCGCCCGCGAGCCCGAGATCGTCAATCTCGCCGAATGCCTGGTCGCCATGGGCGCCAAGATTCATGGCGCCGGCACCTCCACCATCACCATCCAGGGCGTCGAAGCCTTGTCCGGCGCGCGTGTCCGCGTCATACCGGACCGGATCGAGACCGGCACCTATGCCATGGCGGTGGCCATGACCGGCGGCGACGTCGTGCTCGAAGGCGCCCGGCCCGACCTGCTGCAGTCCGCGCTCGACATCATCGCCGAGACCGGCGCCGAGATCACGCCGACCAACGCAGGCATCCGGGTGCAGCGCAACGGCGCCGGGATCTCACCGGTCGACGTGACGACCGCGCCCTTCCCCGCCTTCCCGACCGACCTGCAGGCGCAGTTCATGGGGCTGATGACGATGGCCAAGGGCAAGTCGCGCATCACCGAGACGATCTTTGAGAACCGCTTCATGCATGTGCAGGAACTCGCCCGCCTCGGCGCCCACATCACGCTCTCCGGACAGACGGCGATCGTCGATGGCGTCGCCAAGCTGAAGGGCGCACCGGTGATGGCGACCGACCTGCGCGCCTCGGTATCGCTGGTGATTGCCGGCCTTGCCGCGGAAGGCGAGACCACGGTCAACCGCGTCTATCACCTCGACCGCGGCTTCGAGCGGCTGGAGGAGAAGCTCTCCGGCTGCGGCGCGGTGATCGAACGGATTTCGGGCTGA
- a CDS encoding DUF2948 family protein has protein sequence MAALKLIALDDQDLGIVSAHVQDAVMKVSDLEYLPAAKRFVLTMNRFVWEAKSGFLRQHNERRRSVLHFDRVLGVKTSGIARNKPDEVLSLLAISFVAISRPAGIIELVFAGGGAIMLDVECIEARLADVGGAWEATSRPIHRA, from the coding sequence ATGGCCGCTCTCAAGCTCATCGCGCTCGACGACCAGGACCTGGGCATTGTCTCGGCCCATGTCCAGGACGCCGTGATGAAGGTGTCCGACCTCGAATACCTGCCGGCGGCCAAGCGCTTCGTGCTGACCATGAACCGCTTCGTCTGGGAGGCGAAGTCCGGCTTTCTGCGCCAGCACAACGAGCGGCGGCGCAGCGTCCTGCATTTCGACCGCGTGCTCGGCGTCAAGACCAGCGGCATTGCGCGCAACAAGCCAGACGAGGTGCTGTCGCTGCTGGCCATCAGCTTCGTCGCGATCAGCAGACCGGCCGGCATCATCGAGCTGGTGTTTGCGGGCGGCGGCGCAATCATGCTCGACGTCGAGTGCATCGAAGCCAGGCTTGCCGATGTGGGCGGCGCCTGGGAAGCCACGTCACGTCCCATCCACAGGGCCTGA
- the hisD gene encoding histidinol dehydrogenase — MAITLNQQDPDFEQRISAFLSTKREVSADVDAAVRDIIARVRGEGDKALADYTLRFDKADLGKLGVAVSSSDIAGAYAAADPATIEALTFARDRIRSHHERQKPRDDRYTDAAGVELGSRWTAIEAVGLYVPGGTASYPSSVLMNAVPAKVAGVERIVIVVPAPNGVINPLVLVAADLAGVSEIYRVGGAQAIAALAYGTETIRPVAKIVGPGNAYVAAAKRQVFGTVGIDMIAGPSEVLVVADADNDPDWIAADLLAQAEHDVSAQSILITDSAGFGKAVEQAVERQLKSLPRAETAAASWRDFGAVILVPTLEASLPLVDRIAAEHVELAIDDAESFLTKMRNAGAVFVGRHTPEVIGDYVGGSNHVLPTARSARFSSGLSVLDFVKRTSILKLGPEQLRMLAPAAIALAKAEGLEAHGRSVGIRLNM, encoded by the coding sequence ATGGCCATCACACTCAACCAGCAAGATCCCGATTTCGAGCAGCGCATCTCGGCCTTCCTGTCGACCAAGCGCGAAGTATCGGCTGATGTCGACGCCGCCGTGCGCGATATCATCGCCCGCGTGCGCGGCGAAGGCGACAAGGCGCTCGCCGACTACACGCTCCGCTTCGACAAGGCCGATCTCGGCAAGCTCGGCGTCGCCGTTTCCAGCAGCGACATCGCCGGCGCCTACGCGGCCGCCGACCCGGCCACAATCGAGGCGCTCACATTCGCGCGCGACCGCATCCGCTCCCATCACGAGCGGCAGAAACCCAGGGACGACCGCTACACCGACGCCGCGGGCGTCGAGCTCGGCTCACGCTGGACGGCGATCGAGGCGGTCGGACTCTACGTGCCGGGCGGAACGGCCAGCTATCCAAGCTCGGTGCTGATGAACGCGGTGCCGGCCAAGGTCGCCGGGGTCGAGCGGATCGTCATCGTGGTGCCGGCGCCGAACGGCGTCATCAATCCGCTGGTGCTGGTGGCGGCCGATCTGGCCGGCGTATCCGAGATCTATCGCGTCGGCGGCGCGCAGGCGATTGCGGCGCTGGCCTATGGCACCGAGACGATCAGGCCGGTCGCCAAGATCGTCGGGCCCGGCAACGCCTATGTCGCGGCGGCGAAGCGCCAGGTGTTCGGGACCGTCGGCATCGACATGATCGCCGGGCCGTCGGAAGTGCTGGTGGTGGCCGACGCCGACAACGACCCAGACTGGATTGCCGCCGACCTGCTGGCCCAGGCCGAGCATGATGTATCGGCGCAGTCGATCCTGATCACCGACAGCGCCGGGTTCGGCAAGGCGGTGGAGCAAGCGGTCGAGCGCCAGCTGAAGAGCCTGCCGCGCGCCGAGACGGCGGCGGCGAGCTGGCGCGATTTCGGCGCCGTGATCCTGGTGCCGACGCTCGAGGCCTCGCTGCCGCTGGTCGACCGCATCGCGGCCGAGCATGTCGAGCTCGCAATCGACGACGCGGAGAGCTTCCTCACCAAAATGCGCAATGCCGGCGCCGTGTTTGTCGGCCGGCACACGCCGGAAGTCATCGGCGACTATGTCGGTGGCTCCAACCACGTGCTGCCGACGGCACGCTCGGCGCGCTTCTCCTCGGGGCTGTCGGTGCTCGACTTCGTCAAGCGCACCTCCATCCTAAAGCTCGGCCCGGAGCAGCTCAGGATGCTGGCGCCGGCGGCGATCGCGCTCGCCAAGGCGGAAGGGCTCGAGGCGCATGGGCGGTCCGTCGGCATACGGTTGAACATGTAG
- a CDS encoding UPF0262 family protein produces the protein MSGHHQNRDRLIDVELDETIGRSTPDVEHERAVAIFDLIEENSFRPLNDDGAGPYRLKLSLAESRLVFAVSREDGADVVTHILSLTPLRRIVKDYYLICESYYEAIRSSTPSHIEAIDMGRRGLHNEGSQTLMDRLAGKIEIDFDTARRLFTLVCVLHWRG, from the coding sequence ATGTCCGGCCATCATCAAAACCGCGACAGGCTCATCGACGTCGAGCTCGACGAGACGATCGGCCGTTCGACGCCCGATGTCGAGCACGAGCGGGCGGTGGCGATCTTCGACCTGATCGAGGAGAACAGTTTTCGCCCGCTCAACGACGATGGGGCCGGCCCATACAGGCTCAAGCTGTCGCTGGCCGAGTCGCGCCTGGTCTTTGCCGTCAGCCGCGAGGACGGCGCCGACGTGGTCACCCATATTCTGTCGCTGACGCCGCTGAGGCGCATCGTCAAGGACTACTATCTGATCTGCGAGAGCTATTACGAGGCCATCCGCTCCTCGACGCCCAGCCATATCGAGGCGATCGACATGGGCCGGCGCGGCCTGCACAACGAAGGCTCGCAGACGCTGATGGACCGGCTGGCGGGCAAGATAGAGATCGACTTCGACACCGCGCGCCGGCTGTTCACGCTCGTCTGCGTGCTGCATTGGCGGGGTTAG
- a CDS encoding low molecular weight phosphatase family protein, translated as MLPALPHSILFVCGMNAVRSPMAEQLAKRMLPATVFVASAGVRGGERDPFVDAVLAEEGLTLGGRQPRTLDELEDDYFDLIVTMAPEAHHAALELTRSLAVEVEYWPMPDPTDTGGTRDQIMAAYRDLRERLRARIGKRFAAAEAKGAAD; from the coding sequence GTGCTGCCCGCGCTGCCCCATTCGATCCTGTTTGTGTGCGGTATGAACGCCGTGCGCTCGCCGATGGCCGAGCAACTGGCCAAACGGATGTTGCCTGCCACGGTCTTTGTGGCCTCGGCCGGCGTGCGCGGCGGCGAGCGCGACCCCTTCGTCGATGCCGTGCTTGCCGAGGAAGGTCTGACGCTCGGCGGGCGGCAGCCCAGAACGCTCGACGAGTTGGAGGACGACTATTTCGACCTGATCGTGACGATGGCGCCGGAGGCGCACCACGCCGCGCTCGAGCTCACCCGTTCGCTAGCCGTCGAGGTCGAGTATTGGCCGATGCCGGATCCCACCGACACAGGCGGCACGCGCGACCAGATCATGGCCGCCTATCGCGATCTGCGTGAGCGGCTGAGAGCACGCATCGGCAAGCGTTTTGCGGCTGCAGAGGCCAAAGGCGCCGCCGACTAA
- the infA gene encoding translation initiation factor IF-1: MPKEEVLEFPGVVTELLPNAMFRVKLENEHEIIAHTAGRMRKNRIRVLTGDKVLVEMTPYDLTKGRITYRFK, from the coding sequence ATGCCGAAGGAAGAAGTCCTCGAGTTTCCAGGTGTGGTCACGGAACTGCTGCCCAATGCGATGTTCCGGGTGAAGCTCGAAAACGAACACGAGATCATCGCCCATACGGCCGGCCGCATGCGCAAGAACCGCATCCGCGTGCTGACCGGTGACAAGGTCCTGGTCGAGATGACGCCTTACGACCTGACCAAGGGCCGCATCACCTATCGTTTCAAGTAA
- a CDS encoding Maf-like protein — protein sequence MSSLQKLVLASGSPRRIELLQQAGIEPDRILPADVDETPLRAEHPRSLAKRLSKDKAEKALASLKSEEGAGPAFILAADTVVAVGRRILPKAETIDDAVNCLGLLSGRSHRVYSGICLITPGGKLRQKLVETRVRFKRLPREEIDAYVASGEWRGKAGGYAVQGLAGSFVVKLVGSYTNVVGLPLYESVALLSGEGFKAYRNWQAARP from the coding sequence ATGAGCAGCCTGCAGAAGCTCGTGCTTGCCTCGGGTTCGCCGCGCCGCATCGAACTGCTGCAGCAGGCCGGAATCGAGCCGGACCGGATCCTGCCTGCCGATGTCGACGAGACGCCGCTGCGCGCCGAGCATCCGCGCTCGCTGGCCAAACGCCTGTCCAAAGACAAGGCCGAAAAAGCGCTGGCATCGCTGAAGAGCGAGGAAGGGGCCGGACCGGCCTTCATTCTTGCCGCCGATACGGTGGTGGCGGTCGGGCGGCGCATCCTGCCCAAGGCCGAGACGATCGATGACGCTGTCAACTGCCTCGGCCTGCTTTCAGGCCGCTCGCACCGGGTCTATTCCGGCATCTGCCTGATCACGCCGGGCGGCAAGCTGCGCCAGAAGCTGGTGGAGACGCGGGTTCGCTTCAAGCGGCTGCCGCGCGAGGAGATCGACGCCTATGTCGCTTCCGGCGAGTGGCGCGGCAAGGCCGGCGGCTACGCGGTGCAGGGCCTGGCCGGTTCCTTCGTGGTCAAGCTGGTCGGCTCCTACACCAATGTGGTCGGCCTGCCGCTCTATGAAAGCGTCGCGCTGCTTTCTGGCGAAGGGTTCAAGGCTTACCGGAACTGGCAAGCCGCGCGGCCATGA
- the yacG gene encoding DNA gyrase inhibitor YacG: MSLDDKVTPLRPKRPCPECGKPSAREHYPFCSARCKDIDLNRWLKGAYVIPGRDSEEEEDDSPTQGPSPEDGE; the protein is encoded by the coding sequence ATGAGTCTTGACGACAAGGTGACGCCGCTCAGGCCGAAGCGGCCCTGTCCCGAATGCGGCAAGCCTTCGGCGCGCGAGCACTATCCGTTCTGCTCGGCGCGCTGCAAGGACATCGACCTCAATCGCTGGCTGAAGGGCGCCTACGTCATCCCCGGGCGTGACAGCGAGGAGGAAGAGGACGACAGCCCGACGCAAGGCCCCTCGCCTGAAGACGGGGAGTGA